The proteins below come from a single Erythrobacter sp. SG61-1L genomic window:
- the dnaK gene encoding molecular chaperone DnaK, whose protein sequence is MAKVIGIDLGTTNSCVAVMDGGKPKVIENSEGARTTPSIVAFTKDGERLIGQPAKRQAVTNPDNTVFAVKRLIGRRFDDPVTKKDTELVPYTIVKGKNGDAWVNAGGEDYSPSQISAFILQKMKETAESYLGETVTQAVITVPAYFNDAQRQATKDAGQIAGLEVLRIINEPTAAALAYGLEKEDGKTIAVYDLGGGTFDVSVLEIGDGVFEVKSTNGDTFLGGEDFDGAIVEYLADKFKDKEGIDLRSDKLALQRLKEAAEKAKIELSSAQTTEINQPFITARMEGGNTTPLHLVETITRADLEKLVDKLIQRTLEPCKKALADAGVSAAEIDEVVLVGGMTRMPKVREVVEKFFGKKPHTGVNPDEVVAMGAAIQAGVLQGDVKDVLLLDVTPLSLGIETLGGVFTRMIDRNTTIPTKKTQVYSTAEDNQQAVTIRVFQGEREMAADNKLLGQFDLVGIPSAPRGVPQIEVTFDIDANGIVNVSAKDKGTGKEQQIRIQASGGLSDNDIDQMVKDAEKFAEEDKKRREAAEARNNADSLVHATEKQLADNGDKIDADLKGQVEAAIAETKTAIESGDVAAINAKTQALTEVAMKMGQSIYEKEQASAASPSADADSSSAGEDVVDAEFSEVDEDNKG, encoded by the coding sequence ATGGCCAAAGTTATCGGGATCGACCTGGGTACGACCAATAGCTGCGTTGCAGTGATGGATGGGGGCAAGCCCAAGGTTATCGAGAACTCTGAAGGGGCGCGCACCACGCCCTCGATCGTCGCTTTCACCAAGGATGGCGAACGTCTGATCGGACAGCCGGCAAAGCGCCAGGCGGTGACCAACCCGGATAATACCGTTTTCGCGGTGAAGCGCCTTATCGGCCGCCGTTTTGACGACCCGGTGACCAAGAAGGACACCGAGCTTGTCCCCTACACCATCGTGAAGGGCAAGAATGGCGACGCGTGGGTGAATGCCGGTGGCGAGGATTATTCGCCTTCGCAGATTTCCGCCTTCATTCTCCAGAAGATGAAGGAAACGGCCGAGAGCTATCTCGGTGAAACGGTCACCCAGGCGGTGATTACCGTTCCGGCTTACTTCAACGACGCGCAGCGCCAGGCAACCAAGGATGCCGGCCAGATCGCGGGCCTCGAAGTGCTGCGCATCATCAACGAACCGACAGCTGCGGCGCTTGCCTATGGCCTTGAGAAGGAAGACGGCAAGACCATCGCCGTTTACGACCTTGGCGGCGGCACCTTCGACGTTTCCGTGCTCGAAATCGGGGACGGCGTGTTCGAGGTGAAGTCCACCAATGGCGACACCTTCCTGGGCGGCGAAGATTTTGACGGCGCGATCGTCGAATATCTGGCCGACAAGTTCAAGGACAAGGAAGGCATCGACCTTCGCAGCGACAAGCTGGCCCTGCAGCGCCTCAAGGAAGCTGCCGAAAAGGCCAAGATCGAGCTGTCGAGCGCGCAGACCACCGAAATCAACCAGCCCTTCATCACCGCGCGCATGGAAGGCGGCAACACCACGCCGTTGCACCTGGTGGAAACCATCACCCGCGCCGATCTTGAAAAGCTGGTCGACAAGCTGATCCAGCGGACGCTGGAGCCCTGCAAGAAGGCGCTGGCCGATGCGGGTGTTTCGGCTGCCGAGATCGACGAAGTCGTGCTGGTCGGCGGTATGACCCGCATGCCCAAGGTGCGCGAAGTCGTCGAAAAGTTCTTCGGCAAGAAGCCGCACACCGGCGTGAACCCGGATGAAGTCGTGGCCATGGGCGCCGCCATTCAGGCGGGTGTGCTTCAGGGCGACGTGAAGGACGTTCTGCTGCTCGACGTGACCCCGCTTTCGCTGGGCATCGAAACGCTGGGCGGCGTGTTCACCCGCATGATCGACCGCAACACCACGATCCCGACCAAGAAGACCCAGGTCTATTCGACTGCCGAGGACAATCAGCAGGCTGTGACCATTCGCGTCTTCCAGGGCGAACGTGAAATGGCGGCGGACAACAAGCTGCTCGGCCAGTTCGACCTTGTCGGCATTCCTTCCGCTCCGCGCGGGGTGCCGCAGATCGAAGTGACCTTCGACATCGACGCCAACGGCATCGTGAATGTCAGCGCGAAGGACAAGGGCACCGGCAAGGAACAGCAGATCCGCATCCAGGCCTCGGGCGGCCTTTCGGACAATGACATCGACCAGATGGTCAAGGATGCCGAAAAGTTCGCCGAAGAAGACAAGAAGCGGCGCGAAGCGGCCGAGGCCCGCAACAATGCGGACAGCCTCGTACACGCCACCGAGAAGCAGCTTGCTGACAATGGCGACAAGATCGACGCCGATCTGAAGGGCCAGGTCGAAGCGGCAATTGCCGAAACCAAGACCGCGATCGAAAGCGGCGACGTTGCGGCGATCAACGCCAAGACGCAGGCGCTCACCGAAGTGGCCATGAAGATGGGCCAGTCGATCTACGAGAAGGAACAGGCTTCGGCCGCGTCGCCTTCTGCAGACGCTGACAGCTCTTCTGCTGGCGAGGACGTGGTGGACGCCGAGTTCTCGGAAGTCGACGAAGACAACAAGGGCTGA
- a CDS encoding copper chaperone PCu(A)C, with protein MKSVRIAAAALSLASLGLAGCQQEAAEPTAASGQEGAEAAPEAPAGIEISNGSLMLPAVKGNPGAVYFDLSNKGESDISIVGVYVDGADSAMMHQTMKTDGMNSMKDMSEVPVPKGGSVKFEPGGNHIMAMDLSDTLTPGTSTDVTLTFANGDKASFTAAVRAAGDAR; from the coding sequence ATGAAATCGGTCCGTATTGCCGCCGCAGCGCTTTCGCTTGCCTCTCTGGGCCTTGCCGGGTGCCAGCAGGAAGCTGCCGAGCCGACGGCGGCAAGCGGGCAGGAAGGCGCGGAAGCCGCGCCTGAGGCACCAGCCGGTATCGAGATTTCCAACGGCAGCCTGATGCTGCCTGCCGTGAAGGGCAATCCGGGCGCGGTCTATTTCGACCTTTCGAACAAGGGCGAGAGCGACATCTCCATCGTGGGCGTCTATGTCGATGGTGCGGACAGCGCGATGATGCATCAGACGATGAAGACGGACGGCATGAATTCCATGAAGGACATGTCGGAAGTGCCGGTACCCAAGGGCGGCAGCGTCAAATTCGAACCGGGCGGCAATCACATCATGGCGATGGACCTTTCCGATACGCTGACGCCGGGCACTTCCACCGATGTCACACTGACCTTCGCCAATGGCGACAAGGCGAGCTTCACGGCCGCTGTGCGAGCCGCCGGGGACGCGCGCTGA
- a CDS encoding vgr related protein, with amino-acid sequence MAPRGHLHFHPDGPAYCDDFAKASLGAQGLFIHEMAHVWQHQSGMFLPFRRLPLSRYAYALRPGWPLHRYGIEQQAEIVRHAFLLRNGASLPGATDAKAYEALVDFPGAKP; translated from the coding sequence ATGGCCCCGCGCGGCCACCTGCATTTCCATCCTGACGGCCCCGCCTATTGCGACGATTTTGCCAAGGCCTCGCTCGGGGCGCAGGGCCTGTTTATCCATGAGATGGCCCATGTCTGGCAGCATCAGTCCGGCATGTTCCTGCCTTTCCGGCGGCTTCCGTTGAGCCGCTACGCTTACGCACTAAGGCCGGGATGGCCGCTCCACCGCTACGGCATAGAACAGCAGGCGGAGATCGTCCGTCATGCTTTCCTGCTGCGCAACGGCGCAAGCCTTCCCGGCGCTACCGATGCGAAAGCCTATGAGGCGCTGGTCGATTTTCCGGGCGCAAAACCCTAG
- a CDS encoding isochorismatase family cysteine hydrolase, producing the protein MPHEVDHSAILDRLAATRGGVRNSFDDLDPARTAHLIIDMQNGFMEEGAPVEVPMARDIVENINRISAVMRETGGQNVFVRFTTPPQGSPSWSNFHVRMGPGAEAHREAFTPGAHYWQLWPELDVLDEDLVIEKQRFSAFTPGTSDLNAALRERGIDTVLISGTLTNCCCESTARDAMQHNYRVLVAADANAALSDEEHAATLHNMAFVFADLYSTDEIEGLFGD; encoded by the coding sequence ATGCCGCATGAAGTCGATCATTCCGCGATTCTGGACCGCCTTGCCGCCACACGCGGCGGAGTGCGCAACAGCTTCGACGATCTCGACCCTGCCCGCACTGCCCACCTGATCATCGATATGCAGAACGGCTTCATGGAAGAAGGCGCGCCGGTGGAAGTGCCGATGGCGCGGGACATCGTGGAGAATATCAATCGAATCTCGGCCGTCATGCGTGAGACAGGCGGGCAGAACGTGTTCGTCCGCTTCACCACGCCGCCGCAAGGATCGCCCAGCTGGTCAAACTTCCATGTTCGCATGGGGCCCGGAGCGGAGGCGCACAGGGAGGCATTCACGCCCGGCGCACACTACTGGCAGCTATGGCCTGAGCTGGATGTACTGGACGAGGATCTGGTGATCGAAAAACAGCGGTTCAGCGCCTTTACTCCCGGGACGAGCGATCTCAACGCTGCCCTGCGGGAACGCGGGATCGACACAGTGCTGATTTCAGGAACGTTGACCAATTGCTGCTGCGAAAGCACCGCGCGCGATGCCATGCAGCACAATTATCGGGTGCTGGTGGCCGCAGATGCCAACGCCGCGCTGAGCGACGAGGAACATGCGGCCACCTTGCACAATATGGCCTTCGTGTTCGCCGATCTGTATTCTACCGACGAAATCGAGGGGTTGTTTGGCGACTAA
- the grpE gene encoding nucleotide exchange factor GrpE, which produces MNDDKKQPLDEAAAAELAGVPEELLDQGEVDGVLGDLAKLQEELATTQRDVLYAQAETQNVRRRLEKDIADARAYAVTGFARDILSIADNLGRALDAVSPDMREDEKLKSFITGIEATQREVEKAFAAHGISRIAAVGLPLDPNQHQAMIELPSADVEPGTIVQEMQAGYMIKDRLLRPAMVAVAKKPD; this is translated from the coding sequence ATGAACGACGACAAGAAGCAGCCGCTGGACGAAGCGGCAGCCGCGGAACTCGCTGGAGTTCCTGAAGAATTGCTCGATCAGGGCGAAGTGGATGGAGTGCTTGGCGATCTGGCCAAGCTGCAGGAAGAACTGGCCACCACGCAGCGCGACGTCCTCTATGCCCAGGCGGAAACGCAGAATGTGCGCCGTCGCCTCGAAAAGGACATTGCCGATGCGCGCGCCTATGCCGTTACCGGTTTCGCCCGCGACATTTTGAGCATTGCTGACAATCTCGGTCGCGCGCTTGACGCCGTCTCGCCCGATATGCGCGAGGACGAGAAGCTCAAGAGCTTCATTACTGGCATCGAAGCGACCCAGCGCGAAGTGGAAAAGGCCTTCGCCGCCCATGGCATCAGCCGGATTGCTGCTGTCGGCCTTCCGCTCGACCCGAACCAGCATCAGGCCATGATCGAACTGCCCAGCGCTGATGTGGAGCCGGGCACGATCGTGCAGGAAATGCAGGCTGGCTACATGATCAAAGACCGGCTTCTCCGCCCGGCCATGGTGGCGGTGGCGAAGAAGCCGGACTGA
- the hrcA gene encoding heat-inducible transcriptional repressor HrcA, protein MQTSPVTELTTRAREIFRLVVEGYLTSGLPVGSKALAAEGGVNLSPASIRSVLADLESLGLLAAPHTSAGRMPTEMGLRLFVDGMMQVAEPTAEERAAIERHLTQPGPIEQALEATSAVLSDLSAAAGVVMVPRREPRLAQMNIVALSPASALAVLVGQDGQIENRLLELPLGMPPGALEQATNFITARLAGRTLAEAVRAMRTEISSGQSALDEASRDLVERGLAVWSEDAARRPVLIVRGQAKLLDETALGDIERVRQLLDDLENKQSIAQLLESAREAESTRIFIGSENRLFALSGSSVIASPYRDREGRVVGVVGVIGPTRLNYARVVPMVDFTAQSLGKLIG, encoded by the coding sequence ATGCAGACCTCACCCGTCACCGAACTGACCACACGTGCCCGCGAAATCTTTCGCCTTGTGGTGGAAGGTTACCTCACAAGCGGGCTTCCCGTTGGCTCGAAGGCGCTGGCGGCGGAAGGCGGAGTGAACCTCTCGCCTGCTTCGATCCGGTCGGTGTTGGCTGACCTCGAATCGCTGGGCCTGCTGGCCGCGCCGCATACCAGTGCCGGGCGGATGCCGACCGAGATGGGCCTGCGCCTGTTTGTGGACGGGATGATGCAGGTGGCGGAGCCGACTGCGGAAGAGCGTGCTGCGATCGAGCGGCACCTGACGCAGCCCGGCCCGATTGAACAGGCGCTGGAGGCGACCAGCGCAGTCCTGTCCGATCTTTCGGCCGCTGCAGGGGTGGTCATGGTGCCACGCCGCGAGCCGCGCCTCGCGCAGATGAATATCGTGGCCCTATCACCCGCCAGCGCGCTGGCCGTGCTGGTGGGTCAGGACGGCCAGATCGAGAACCGTCTTCTGGAGCTTCCACTGGGCATGCCGCCTGGCGCACTGGAACAGGCGACCAATTTCATCACCGCCCGCCTTGCAGGCCGCACACTTGCCGAAGCGGTGCGGGCGATGCGGACGGAGATTTCTTCCGGCCAGTCGGCGCTCGACGAGGCAAGCCGCGATCTGGTGGAGCGTGGCCTTGCGGTGTGGAGCGAGGATGCCGCGCGGCGCCCGGTCCTGATTGTGCGCGGTCAGGCCAAGCTGCTGGACGAAACAGCGCTTGGCGACATCGAACGTGTGCGTCAGTTGCTGGATGACCTTGAGAACAAGCAATCTATCGCCCAATTGCTCGAAAGTGCACGAGAGGCGGAATCGACCCGTATTTTCATCGGTTCGGAAAATCGCCTCTTCGCGCTATCGGGCTCTTCGGTGATCGCCTCGCCCTATCGCGACCGTGAGGGCAGGGTGGTTGGCGTAGTGGGGGTGATCGGCCCGACGCGGTTGAATTACGCGCGCGTCGTCCCCATGGTGGATTTCACAGCCCAGTCTCTGGGTAAATTGATCGGCTAG
- a CDS encoding DUF6438 domain-containing protein: MARISSGARPEGRINHSVGLCRSPSQHAFTIPPPFQGEARFRAGKDQPKVLKQAIPLSAILLAGCATVPQQTRTAPESVTFEETACFGSCPIFSITLNADGSGVFEGTRFVAAKGEHRFTAKPAQVKAFLARIEPFRPEGIVEYGYDNCSVPVRTDSPSVRVTWQSEGGAEALSWYLGCAEPKAVKIKPDLYGAWKELPLDELVGTKENRFEYEPQGR; the protein is encoded by the coding sequence ATGGCGCGCATTTCGTCGGGCGCACGGCCGGAAGGTCGCATAAATCACTCCGTTGGACTGTGCCGCTCCCCTAGCCAGCATGCGTTCACGATACCACCGCCATTTCAAGGCGAGGCGCGATTTCGCGCAGGAAAGGACCAACCCAAGGTGCTGAAGCAAGCGATTCCTCTCTCTGCCATTCTCTTGGCCGGTTGCGCGACGGTGCCGCAACAGACGCGGACCGCGCCGGAAAGCGTGACGTTTGAGGAAACGGCCTGCTTTGGTTCGTGCCCGATCTTTTCGATCACGCTCAATGCCGATGGCAGCGGCGTGTTTGAAGGAACCCGGTTCGTTGCGGCCAAGGGAGAGCATCGCTTCACTGCCAAACCGGCACAGGTGAAGGCGTTCCTCGCCCGGATCGAACCCTTTCGGCCGGAGGGAATCGTAGAATATGGCTATGACAATTGCTCCGTCCCGGTTCGCACTGATAGCCCCAGTGTCCGCGTGACCTGGCAGTCAGAAGGTGGCGCCGAAGCACTCAGCTGGTATCTTGGCTGTGCGGAACCGAAAGCGGTGAAAATCAAGCCCGATCTTTATGGCGCCTGGAAGGAACTGCCGCTGGATGAACTGGTTGGCACGAAGGAAAATCGCTTCGAATATGAACCTCAAGGCCGTTAG
- the rph gene encoding ribonuclease PH, whose amino-acid sequence MRPSGRAPDEMRAIEIQTGFTKHAEGSCLISFGETKVLVTASVEERLPPWLKGKGEGWVTGEYSMLPRATHTRGQREAAKGKQSGRTQEIQRLIGRSLRAIVDLKKLGERQITVDCDVIQADGGTRTASITGAWVALRLAVNKLMAQGLIKEDPIIGKVAAVSCGIFNGNPVLDLDYDEDSSADADANFVLIEGGQIAEVQATAEGATYDEEGLLRLLRLARIGCDQIYAAQEKAVK is encoded by the coding sequence ATGCGACCTTCCGGCCGTGCGCCCGACGAAATGCGCGCCATCGAAATCCAGACCGGTTTCACCAAGCATGCGGAAGGATCGTGCCTGATCTCCTTCGGGGAGACCAAGGTTCTCGTCACCGCCAGCGTGGAAGAACGCCTGCCGCCGTGGCTCAAGGGCAAGGGCGAAGGCTGGGTGACGGGCGAATATTCCATGCTGCCCCGCGCCACCCATACGCGCGGCCAGCGTGAAGCGGCCAAGGGCAAGCAGTCCGGCCGTACGCAGGAAATCCAGCGTCTTATCGGCCGTTCGCTGCGTGCGATCGTCGACCTCAAGAAGCTGGGCGAACGCCAGATCACGGTCGATTGCGACGTGATCCAGGCCGACGGTGGCACGCGTACCGCCTCGATCACCGGCGCCTGGGTGGCGCTGCGTCTGGCGGTCAACAAGCTGATGGCGCAGGGCCTGATCAAGGAAGACCCGATCATCGGCAAGGTCGCGGCAGTCAGTTGCGGCATCTTCAACGGGAACCCGGTGCTGGACCTCGATTATGACGAAGACAGCTCGGCCGATGCCGACGCCAATTTCGTTCTGATCGAAGGCGGCCAGATCGCGGAAGTTCAGGCAACTGCCGAAGGCGCGACCTATGACGAAGAAGGCCTGCTGCGCCTGCTGCGTCTTGCCCGCATAGGCTGCGATCAGATCTACGCCGCGCAGGAAAAGGCTGTGAAGTGA
- the rdgB gene encoding RdgB/HAM1 family non-canonical purine NTP pyrophosphatase: MTRKLASGKLVIATHNAGKLREISALLAPYGLECISAGDLGLPEPEETGTSFVENALIKARAAAEASGFAALADDSGLSVDALGGRPGVYTADWAERQWFEGEPGRDWYMAMGKVEGMLAEKGPDAPRDAAFHCVLALAWPEGESAVYEGRVSGSLTWPPRGAMGFGYDPVFVPGGFSQTFAEIDPEEKHRISHRADAFAKLVADQFA, encoded by the coding sequence GTGACGCGCAAGCTCGCCTCTGGAAAGCTCGTCATCGCGACCCATAATGCGGGCAAGTTGCGGGAAATCTCCGCCCTGCTTGCCCCCTATGGGCTGGAATGCATCTCTGCCGGGGACCTCGGACTGCCCGAGCCGGAAGAGACCGGGACGAGCTTTGTCGAAAACGCGCTGATCAAGGCGCGTGCGGCAGCAGAGGCGAGCGGTTTTGCCGCGCTGGCCGATGACAGCGGCCTTTCGGTAGACGCGCTGGGCGGCCGCCCGGGCGTCTACACGGCCGACTGGGCGGAACGGCAGTGGTTCGAAGGCGAGCCGGGGCGCGACTGGTACATGGCGATGGGCAAGGTGGAAGGCATGCTGGCCGAAAAAGGCCCGGATGCGCCGCGCGACGCCGCATTCCATTGCGTGCTCGCGCTGGCTTGGCCCGAAGGCGAAAGCGCAGTTTACGAGGGCCGTGTCAGCGGCAGCCTCACTTGGCCGCCACGCGGTGCAATGGGCTTCGGCTACGATCCCGTTTTCGTTCCGGGCGGCTTCAGCCAGACCTTTGCCGAGATCGATCCCGAGGAAAAGCACCGCATCAGCCACCGTGCCGATGCCTTTGCCAAGCTGGTGGCGGATCAGTTCGCCTGA
- a CDS encoding CAP domain-containing protein, giving the protein MEKARSFLLLAALLAAVPALASPLGGSDASEFLALHNAARNAERLPKLEWSAELSEQADEWARQLAKDGKLRHSSWSDREGTGENLWMGTAGFYSHSHMMGAFTGEKRDFRPGTFPDVSTTGRWEDVAHYTQIIWPDTRKVGCAIATARGRDVLVCRYWPAGNWFGSKVGK; this is encoded by the coding sequence ATGGAAAAGGCCCGATCCTTCCTGCTTCTGGCGGCCTTGCTGGCTGCGGTTCCCGCATTGGCCAGCCCACTTGGGGGAAGCGATGCAAGCGAGTTTCTCGCGCTCCACAACGCGGCCCGCAATGCGGAACGCCTGCCGAAACTGGAATGGAGCGCGGAGCTTTCCGAACAGGCGGATGAGTGGGCGCGTCAGCTCGCGAAGGACGGTAAACTGCGCCATTCCTCCTGGTCGGATCGGGAAGGGACTGGCGAGAATTTGTGGATGGGGACCGCCGGGTTCTACTCCCATTCGCACATGATGGGCGCCTTTACTGGCGAGAAGCGCGACTTCCGCCCCGGCACCTTTCCCGATGTCTCGACCACAGGCCGCTGGGAAGATGTGGCGCATTACACCCAGATCATCTGGCCCGACACGCGCAAGGTCGGCTGCGCAATTGCCACCGCAAGGGGGCGTGACGTGCTCGTCTGTCGTTACTGGCCTGCGGGCAACTGGTTCGGCAGCAAGGTCGGGAAGTGA
- the hemW gene encoding radical SAM family heme chaperone HemW, translating into MARALYIHWPFCLAKCPYCDFNSHVRDRVDVEMWQNSLLSDLRHEAELAGGERLESIFFGGGTPSLMPPQLVAKLLEEAERLWGFAPGIEITLEANPSSVEASKFKDLSAAGVNRVSLGLQSLDDEALKFLGRLHDATEGLNALSTAQSAFSRVTFDLIYALPGQTPDAWRAMLERALGFGTSHLSLYQLTIEPGTRFATMVRQGNFTPLDDDAAADLFTLTRELTAAAGLPAYEISNHARPGEESRHNLTYWRYGDYVGIGPGAHGRRGGKATVRHKKPENWLTAIEARNHGIAEERALGLSEQASEALLMGLRLAEGIDLPVLSARFGIAPEALIDRRRLDFYAAQGLVSQQGGRIIVSEAGMPLLDALLGELVPAELVSV; encoded by the coding sequence ATGGCGCGCGCGCTCTATATCCATTGGCCCTTCTGCCTCGCCAAGTGCCCCTATTGCGATTTCAACTCGCATGTGCGGGACCGTGTCGACGTAGAAATGTGGCAGAATTCCTTGCTTTCAGACCTGCGGCATGAGGCCGAACTGGCGGGCGGCGAGAGGCTGGAAAGCATCTTCTTCGGGGGTGGAACACCTTCGCTGATGCCGCCGCAACTGGTCGCGAAGCTGCTGGAAGAGGCCGAACGCCTGTGGGGCTTCGCACCGGGGATCGAGATCACGCTGGAAGCCAATCCCAGTTCAGTGGAAGCGAGCAAATTCAAGGACTTGTCCGCCGCCGGGGTGAACCGCGTGTCGCTCGGCCTGCAATCGCTGGACGATGAAGCGCTGAAATTCCTGGGGCGACTGCACGATGCCACAGAGGGACTGAACGCGCTCTCAACGGCACAGAGCGCATTCTCAAGGGTCACATTCGACCTGATCTACGCCCTGCCCGGGCAGACGCCGGATGCATGGCGCGCGATGCTGGAACGGGCGCTGGGTTTCGGCACTTCGCATCTGTCGCTTTACCAGCTGACCATCGAGCCGGGCACGCGCTTTGCCACCATGGTGAGGCAGGGCAATTTCACTCCGCTGGACGACGATGCCGCGGCGGACCTGTTCACACTCACCCGCGAATTGACGGCGGCGGCAGGTTTGCCTGCCTATGAAATCTCCAACCATGCCCGGCCGGGTGAAGAGAGCCGCCACAATCTGACCTATTGGCGCTATGGCGATTATGTCGGCATAGGCCCCGGCGCCCATGGCCGCCGCGGCGGCAAGGCAACCGTCCGCCACAAGAAGCCGGAGAACTGGCTGACTGCGATAGAGGCGCGGAACCACGGCATCGCGGAAGAACGGGCACTGGGCCTCAGCGAACAGGCCAGCGAGGCACTGCTGATGGGGCTGCGACTGGCCGAAGGGATCGACCTTCCCGTATTGTCCGCCCGCTTCGGCATCGCCCCGGAAGCGCTGATCGACCGGCGCAGGCTGGATTTCTACGCCGCACAGGGCCTGGTTTCACAGCAAGGCGGAAGGATCATCGTCAGCGAGGCGGGTATGCCTTTGCTCGATGCGCTGCTGGGTGAACTCGTCCCGGCGGAACTCGTTTCCGTATGA
- a CDS encoding tyrosine recombinase XerC — MTTRGDILEAWHGHLAEGRRRSPHTVRAYVASAARLLDGLGDTDWPALARLEGPALRQQLASRRAEGIGNVSAARELSALKAFIAFARDKAGLADAAPPRLRGPRIKKGLPRPVTPDEALNLAETVDENASEGWIGTRDRAVLLLLYGAGMRISEALSLTGGDLPLGETLTITGKGSKQRVVPILPLVREGVAAYAAECPWPLSKDEPLFRGAKGGPLSQGMVQKAMARARQALGLPATATPHALRHSFATHLLGAGADLRSLQELLGHASLGSTQIYTKVDAATLLDTYRKAHPRERG; from the coding sequence ATGACCACGCGCGGCGACATCCTCGAGGCGTGGCACGGCCACCTCGCGGAAGGCCGCCGCCGCTCTCCCCACACCGTCCGCGCCTATGTCGCCAGCGCCGCCCGCCTGCTCGATGGGCTGGGCGATACGGACTGGCCAGCCCTCGCCCGGCTGGAAGGCCCTGCCCTGCGCCAGCAGCTTGCATCACGGCGCGCCGAAGGGATCGGCAATGTCTCCGCCGCACGGGAGCTTTCGGCACTCAAGGCCTTCATCGCCTTCGCGCGTGACAAGGCCGGGCTTGCCGATGCGGCCCCTCCCCGCCTGCGCGGCCCCCGGATCAAGAAAGGCCTGCCCCGCCCGGTAACACCGGACGAAGCACTGAATCTGGCCGAGACAGTGGACGAGAACGCGAGCGAAGGCTGGATCGGCACTCGGGACCGGGCAGTGCTGCTACTGCTCTACGGCGCGGGCATGCGTATTTCAGAGGCCTTGTCGCTCACCGGCGGCGATCTGCCGCTGGGCGAGACGCTGACCATCACCGGCAAGGGCAGCAAGCAGCGCGTGGTCCCCATCCTGCCGCTGGTGCGCGAAGGAGTGGCTGCCTATGCCGCTGAATGCCCCTGGCCGCTGAGCAAGGACGAGCCGCTGTTTCGCGGCGCAAAGGGCGGCCCGCTGTCGCAAGGCATGGTGCAGAAGGCCATGGCCCGTGCGCGGCAGGCCTTGGGCTTGCCTGCCACTGCCACGCCCCATGCGCTGCGCCACAGCTTTGCCACTCACCTGTTGGGGGCCGGGGCCGATCTGAGGAGCCTGCAGGAATTGCTCGGCCACGCCAGCCTTGGTTCTACGCAGATCTACACCAAGGTGGATGCCGCCACCCTCCTCGACACTTATCGCAAGGCGCATCCGCGTGAGCGTGGCTGA
- a CDS encoding DUF1294 domain-containing protein: MFTIVLVALILINLLTVLRFWQDKRYAIAGMRRIPEADLLGLALIGGTPAAFAARRMFRHKTRKEPFSTHLQLIGVLQIGGIVGWYLY, encoded by the coding sequence ATGTTCACGATCGTCCTCGTCGCCCTGATCCTCATCAATCTGCTGACCGTCCTGCGTTTCTGGCAGGACAAGAGGTATGCGATTGCGGGCATGCGCCGCATTCCGGAAGCGGACCTTCTGGGCCTTGCCCTGATCGGCGGGACACCTGCAGCCTTTGCTGCGCGTCGGATGTTCCGCCACAAGACCCGCAAGGAGCCGTTCTCCACCCATCTTCAACTGATCGGGGTGCTGCAAATCGGCGGTATCGTAGGCTGGTATCTCTACTGA